From Acinetobacter lwoffii, a single genomic window includes:
- a CDS encoding DegT/DnrJ/EryC1/StrS family aminotransferase produces MLNTQFSPWPSFTQEEADAVSQVLLSNKVNYWTGQECREFEKEFAQFAQTQYAVALTNGTVALDVALKALNIGTGDDVIVTSRTFLASASSIVTAGANPIFADVELDSQNISARTIEAVLTPNTKAIICVHLAGWMCDMDPIMQLAKEKGLYVIEDCAQAHGAMYKGKSAGSIGHIGAWSFCQDKIMTTGGEGGMVTTNDENLWKKMWSYKDHGKNFDSIYNKQHPPGFRWLHDSFGTNWRMMEMQAVIGRIQLKMMPEWTEKRTKNAERILSCFENSPYFTVHRPSDDYVHAAYKCYVQVNIDALPEGWSRDRIMAEINALGVPCFSGSCSEVYLEHAFDHTKWRPVERLKNAQQLGETSLMFLVHPTLTENNIQTTEYGIQQVIARI; encoded by the coding sequence ATGCTAAACACCCAATTTTCACCCTGGCCTAGCTTTACCCAAGAAGAAGCCGATGCCGTCTCGCAAGTCTTACTGTCCAATAAAGTCAACTACTGGACAGGACAAGAGTGCCGCGAGTTTGAAAAAGAATTTGCCCAATTTGCGCAAACCCAATATGCCGTAGCACTTACCAACGGTACTGTCGCTTTAGATGTTGCACTCAAAGCCTTGAACATTGGCACGGGTGATGACGTGATTGTTACCTCACGTACCTTTCTGGCCTCGGCCAGCTCCATTGTTACCGCAGGTGCCAACCCCATTTTTGCAGATGTAGAACTTGATTCACAAAACATTTCTGCCCGTACCATTGAAGCGGTACTGACTCCAAATACCAAAGCCATTATTTGTGTGCATTTGGCAGGGTGGATGTGTGATATGGATCCGATCATGCAACTGGCAAAAGAAAAGGGGCTGTATGTGATTGAAGACTGTGCACAGGCACATGGTGCGATGTACAAAGGCAAATCTGCCGGTTCAATCGGTCATATTGGTGCCTGGTCCTTCTGTCAGGACAAGATTATGACGACAGGTGGTGAAGGTGGTATGGTCACCACCAATGATGAAAATTTATGGAAAAAAATGTGGTCTTATAAAGACCATGGCAAGAACTTTGACAGCATCTATAACAAGCAGCATCCACCGGGTTTCCGTTGGCTACATGACTCCTTTGGTACCAACTGGCGCATGATGGAAATGCAGGCAGTGATTGGGCGTATTCAGCTCAAAATGATGCCGGAATGGACGGAAAAACGTACTAAAAATGCTGAAAGAATTTTGAGTTGTTTTGAGAATAGTCCATATTTTACTGTACATCGCCCATCCGATGATTATGTACATGCTGCTTATAAATGTTATGTGCAGGTCAATATCGATGCTTTGCCTGAAGGATGGTCACGTGACCGAATTATGGCAGAGATTAATGCTTTGGGCGTGCCTTGTTTCAGCGGATCTTGCTCAGAGGTCTATTTGGAGCATGCGTTTGATCACACAAAATGGCGTCCAGTAGAACGTTTGAAAAATGCTCAGCAATTGGGTGAAACTAGTTTAATGTTTTTGGTGCATCCGACATTAACAGAAAATAATATTCAAACAACCGAATATGGCATTCAACAAGTGATTGCTCGTATATAA